A region of Drosophila suzukii chromosome 2L, CBGP_Dsuzu_IsoJpt1.0, whole genome shotgun sequence DNA encodes the following proteins:
- the Gr22e gene encoding gustatory receptor for bitter taste 22e — MFRPSGSGFRQKLTGLTLKGALYGSWILGVFPFTYDSWTRRLHRSKWLIAYGLVLNAGFILLVVTNDTESETPMKMEVFHRNALAEQINSIHDIQFLSMVSMMLLRGFWKSGHIEKILNELQDLQYRHFRHYSSEECRSFDRFVLYKGASVVLEIISMLVLELGMSPILSNQFFIGLTSLCLMILAVLLGASHFHLAVVFIYRYVWTVNRELLRLVNQLANGETVESERIDYLLNLYHHLLELSNQLASIYDYQMVLVMASFQIANILAIYFFIIYTISLNNKLDFNVLIFLQAVVINIFDFWLNIEVCDLAERTGRQTSSILKLFDDIEHLDKKIERSIADFALFCSHRRLRFHHCGLFYVNYEMGFRMAITSFLYLLFLLQFDFWNL, encoded by the exons ATGTTCCGCCCCAGCGGAAGTGGCTTCCGCCAGAAGTTGACGGGCCTCACATTGAAGGGCGCCCTGTATGGCTCATGGATTCTGGGCGTGTTTCCTTTCACCTACGACAGCTGGACGAGGAGATTGCATCGTTCCAAGTGGTTAATTGCGTATGGCCTTGTCCTGAATGCCGGATTTATTCTGCTGGTGGTCACAAATGACACGGAGAGTGAGACGCCGATGAAAATGGAGGTGTTCCATAGGAACGCGCTGGCCGAGCAGATTAACAGCATTCACGATATTCAGTTCCTCTCGATGGTTTCCATGATGCTGCTAAGAGGATTCTGGAAGAGTGGGCATATAGAAAAGATCCTTAATGAACTGCAGGATCTGCAATATCGCCACTTTCGCCATTATTCTTCGGAGGAATGCCGCAGTTTCGATAGGTTTGTCCTTTACAAAGGTGCCTCTGTGGTTTTGGAAATTATATCCATGCTGGTTTTGGAACTGGGAATGTCACCGATTTTAAGTAACCAGTTCTTCATTGGATTAACCAGTTTGTGCCTCATGATATTGGCTGTCCTTCTGGGAGCCTCTCATTTTCACCTGGCAGTGGTTTTCATCTACCGATATGTGTGGACTGTAAATAGGGAACTACTCAGACTGGTTAACCAACTGGCGAATGGAGAAACGGTGGAGTCTGAAAGGATAGACTATCTACTCAATTTGTACCATCATCTTTTGGAGCTCAGCAATCAGTTGGCCTCCATCTATGATTACCAAATGGTTCTGGTAATGGCCAGTTTTCAGATTGCCAACATTTTAGCCATCTATTTCTTCATTATCTACACTATCAGCCTGAATAATAAGCTGGATTTTAATGTACTGATATTTCTTCAAGCAGTggtaattaatatttttgatttttggctCAACATTGAAGTCTGTGATTTGGCGGAGAGAACAGGAAGGCAAACGTCCAGCATACTGAAGTTATTTGATGATATCGAACATCTTGATAAGAAAATAGAGAGAAGT ATTGCCGACTTTGCCTTATTCTGCAGCCATCGCAGGTTGAGATTCCACCATTGTGGTCTGTTCTACGTAAACTACGAGATGGGGTTTCGCATGGCCATCACCAGTTTCCTGTACCTGCTGTTCCTTCTTCAGTTTGATTTTTGGAACCTGTGA
- the Gr22b gene encoding putative gustatory receptor 22b: MFGSRREFRPYLASLILKTVLYGSWLLGLFPFTFDSGRFQLRRSRWLICYGLIINYFLMFLLVIIGTQHQQRKKLEAFERNPVLESINIVIALMSTFSAVLIHFMNFWKSKKVQRIFKELLDLEHKEFKELNKTSCQTFNCFVIQKCFTIMGQLICFLTINYGMPGNEPHFWLVLLSCVFQVSLNLNIMHYYVGILLIYRYVWMINEQLKEQVNRMKLNPTATSSRIKGLLFLYNRLLELNKKLIAAYELHMILILTSWLAGNIVVIYFLIVYGISMRKYSFFLIAFPQSLLINSWDFWLTITICNLTEKAGQKTSNLLQLFSDLDYKDDQLERSVNEFAWLCSHRKFQFKLCGLFSVNYKMGFRMIINSILYLLYLVQFDYMNL; the protein is encoded by the exons ATGTTTGGTTCACGGCGCGAATTTCGCCCTTATTTGGCAAGTCTCATCCTTAAGACAGTTTTATATGGATCCTGGCTACTTGGCTTATTTCCCTTCACTTTTGACTCCGGAAGATTTCAACTAAGACGCTCTAGATGGCTTATTTGCTATGGCTTGATCATCAATTATTTCCTTATGTTTCTCCTGGTAATTATTGGAACTCAACATCAGCAGAGAAAAAAACTAGAAGCCTTCGAGCGAAATCCTGTGCTGGAGAGCATAAACATTGTAATTGCATTGATGAGCACTTTTTCAGCTGTTCTTATacattttatgaatttttggaAAAGCAAGAAAGTGCAGAGAATTTTCAAAGAACTGTTAGACCTGGAGCATAAAGAATTTAAGGAGCTAAATAAAACCAGCTGTCAaacatttaattgttttgtgattcaaaaatgttttactATAATGGGTCAGCTTATATGTTTCTTGACGATCAACTACGGAATGCCTGGAAACGAACCCCATTTTTGGTTGGTTCTCCTGAGCTGTGTTTTCCAAGTTTCCCTCAATTTAAACATCATGCACTATTATGTCGGAATCTTGTTAATCTATCGTTACGTTTGGATGATTAACGAACAActtaaggaacaagtgaaccGAATGAAACTCAATCCCACTGCAACATCATCTAGGATTAAAGGGCTTCTCTTCTTGTACAATCGTCTTTTGGAGCTAAATAAGAAATTGATAGCTGCCTACGAACTCCATATGATCCTAATTCTAACATCTTGGTTAGCTGGCAATATTGTGGTCATCTATTTCTTAATAGTGTATGGAATAAGTATGCGTAAATACTCGTTCTTTTTGATAGCATTTCCGCAATCTTTGCTCATAAATAGTTGGGACTTCTGGTTGACTATTACCATATGTAATCTCACAGAAAAAGCTGGTCAAAAAACCTCAAACCTTCTGCAACTTTTTAGTGATCTTGATTATAAGGATGATCAGCTAGAAAGAAGT GTGAATGAGTTCGCATGGCTGTGCAGTCATCGCAAGTTTCAGTTTAAACTGTGTGGACTTTTTTCTGTAAACTACAAAATGGGTTTCCGCATGATCATAAACagtattttatatttgctATATTTAGTTCAGTTTGATTATATGAACTTGTAA
- the LOC108012917 gene encoding uncharacterized protein codes for MRNFVNFTEKLLMLEEQFNEQNHPLKTPISDTPKENQAPENQMDALKKVEKAALLNSLNFNNLIGSPYSSDDITDFDDFPDLNQPLPNVSIREQLRLVSVNRGRNLGYLRNHQKRLEEIWLSHVSNENLGK; via the exons ATGAGGAACTTTGTTAATTTTACTGAAAAGCTTTTGATGCTGGAGGAGCAGTTCAACGAGCAGAACCATCCTTTAAAGACCCCTATTTCTGACACCCCAAAAGAAAATCAG GCACCAGAAAACCAGATGGATGCGTTGAAAAAAGTCGAAAAAGCTGCTCTATTGAACTCTTTGAATTTTAACAACTTGATTGGATCACCATATAGTAGTGACGACATAACCGATTTTGATGACTTTCCCGACCTAAATCAACCGCTGCCAAATGTTTCCATACGTGAGCAACTACGTTTGGTTTCCGTGAATCGTGGAAGAAATCTCGGCTATCTACGCAATCATCAGAAGCGTCTCGAAGAAATTTGGCTATCCCATGTGTCTAATGAAAATTTGGGAAAGTAA